Proteins from one Maledivibacter sp. genomic window:
- a CDS encoding S8 family serine peptidase encodes MKKANNKIDTTLDLILKLPEERKQRSGYLKTGFETLTDSWELIVKYKGKNIKKIANELDAQVEIISKKFAIFTIEEEKIYLLSQYKEVEYIEKPRRLISSINTVGKYDLDALQKYSIKDLNGEGVMIGIIDSGIEYNNPDFINEDGTTRIECIWDQSVVEGQSPKGFNKGTEWNRKEINRALKDIKEDKYSSVIHHIDVLGHGTCVAGIAAGNGRSHGGNYSGVAPKSELMIVKLGARGGEGFSRTTEFMRAMRYLVDKAKSINKPIVINGNYGTDEGCGDGNSLFESCINEILEEWKITMVVAAGNTGYAGHHFGGRVQGNKDTEIKIQVGREERIITLEVWKNFYDVFDFELISPHGYTTGKIDVDKELYRIDIDTMECYICLNEPNKDDRNQQAFILILPKNDTIKEGIWSLKIHGKNIVDGSLDIWIPMTEIDQEETRFLKSDFSRTIRVPGTASKVITVGSYDPLTNSVCNFSGKGNSEPEQIIKPELVAPYGNIINPLAKIDNRNLIGTGISTAYVAGAAALLMQWGIVMGNDTQLYGDKVKEYLIKGAMRKNEKMEFPNNLWGFGSLWIENSIKLAKLGGNRGSKNVEPNENYIQERIVKVLGVHPMHMNPIFLSYFPVIYDKYNHVD; translated from the coding sequence ATGAAAAAGGCAAACAATAAAATTGATACGACATTGGATTTAATTTTGAAGCTGCCTGAGGAAAGAAAACAAAGAAGCGGATATTTAAAGACCGGATTCGAAACCCTTACAGATAGTTGGGAGCTAATAGTGAAGTATAAAGGTAAAAATATAAAAAAAATAGCTAATGAATTGGATGCACAGGTAGAAATTATTAGTAAAAAATTTGCCATATTTACTATAGAGGAAGAAAAGATATATCTATTATCACAATACAAGGAGGTAGAATATATTGAAAAGCCTAGGAGGCTTATTAGTTCAATTAATACAGTGGGAAAATATGATTTAGATGCCCTTCAAAAATACTCTATAAAGGATTTAAATGGAGAAGGAGTAATGATTGGAATAATCGATTCCGGGATAGAGTATAACAATCCTGATTTTATAAATGAAGATGGGACTACAAGAATTGAATGCATATGGGATCAATCAGTTGTTGAGGGACAGTCCCCTAAGGGATTCAATAAGGGAACGGAATGGAATAGAAAGGAAATAAATAGAGCCTTAAAGGATATAAAGGAAGATAAATATTCATCAGTAATACACCATATTGATGTATTGGGTCATGGAACTTGTGTAGCAGGTATAGCAGCGGGAAATGGAAGGTCCCATGGAGGTAATTATTCGGGCGTAGCTCCAAAATCCGAATTAATGATTGTTAAGCTAGGAGCAAGGGGAGGAGAAGGATTTTCAAGAACTACAGAGTTTATGAGGGCTATGAGATATTTAGTAGATAAAGCTAAAAGCATAAATAAACCTATAGTCATAAATGGAAATTATGGTACCGATGAAGGATGTGGTGATGGTAATTCATTATTTGAAAGCTGCATAAATGAAATTTTGGAGGAATGGAAGATAACAATGGTGGTTGCTGCTGGTAATACGGGATATGCAGGCCATCATTTTGGTGGAAGAGTACAGGGAAATAAAGATACTGAAATAAAAATACAAGTGGGCAGAGAAGAAAGAATAATAACGTTGGAAGTATGGAAAAATTTCTATGATGTATTTGATTTTGAATTGATATCTCCCCATGGATATACAACGGGGAAAATAGATGTGGACAAAGAGCTTTATAGGATTGATATAGATACTATGGAGTGCTATATATGCTTGAATGAACCCAATAAAGACGATAGGAACCAACAGGCTTTTATTTTAATCTTGCCTAAAAATGACACAATTAAGGAGGGGATATGGAGCTTAAAAATTCATGGTAAAAACATTGTGGATGGAAGCCTAGATATTTGGATTCCCATGACGGAAATAGACCAAGAAGAAACTAGATTTTTAAAAAGTGATTTCAGCCGTACCATAAGAGTTCCCGGAACGGCATCAAAGGTGATAACTGTAGGGAGCTATGATCCTTTGACCAATAGTGTTTGTAATTTTTCTGGCAAAGGGAATTCAGAGCCAGAACAAATTATTAAGCCGGAATTAGTTGCCCCTTATGGCAATATAATAAATCCCCTTGCTAAGATAGATAATCGTAATTTAATTGGTACCGGAATATCAACAGCATATGTGGCTGGTGCAGCAGCACTATTAATGCAATGGGGTATAGTAATGGGAAACGATACCCAACTGTACGGAGATAAAGTAAAAGAATATCTTATTAAAGGTGCAATGAGAAAAAATGAGAAAATGGAGTTTCCCAATAACCTATGGGGCTTTGGAAGTCTATGGATAGAAAACAGTATAAAATTAGCGAAACTTGGAGGTAATAGGGGAAGCAAAAATGTAGAGCCTAATGAAAACTATATTCAGGAAAGAATAGTTAAGGTTTTAGGAGTACATCCTATGCACATGAATCCCATATTTCTTTCCTATTTCCCAGTTATTTATGACAAATACAACCATGTAGATTAA
- a CDS encoding 4Fe-4S dicluster domain-containing protein encodes MKRIDERDTMFARMTYQKGSKEYEDYYKRNPDKKEIDDELRTLPSICGEGTATFHSLHSPLADAGFRFLSDIKKYVEGEVNKNRVEVEAEEITKKIKKFSRYFGAKLVGIAKLKEHHYYSYRGRNPESYGEKIDKFHKYGIVFAVEMDKDMINRAPQCEEVIAVTKGYIDGAIIGMWISYYIRELGYEARNHMDGNYMVVAPLVAQDAGLGEIGRNGLLITKEYGQRVRLGVVTTDMPLIPDEREDFGIKEFCKVCNKCSKTCPGKAIPTGDMEEIDGELRWQINQENCYVMWRRIGTDCGVCLSTCPFSQGVPRELVDNMRISKKNMGKILREYEEKYGIRPYIREPLDLLK; translated from the coding sequence ATGAAGAGGATAGATGAAAGAGATACGATGTTTGCAAGGATGACCTATCAAAAAGGCTCCAAGGAATACGAAGATTACTATAAAAGAAATCCCGATAAAAAGGAAATTGATGATGAACTTAGAACCCTACCAAGTATATGTGGAGAAGGAACAGCCACCTTTCATTCTCTTCATTCACCCCTTGCAGATGCTGGATTTAGATTTTTATCGGATATAAAAAAATATGTAGAAGGTGAAGTAAATAAAAATAGAGTTGAGGTTGAAGCTGAGGAAATAACCAAAAAGATAAAGAAATTTTCAAGATATTTTGGAGCAAAACTAGTAGGAATAGCAAAGCTTAAAGAGCATCATTATTATAGCTATAGGGGAAGAAATCCAGAAAGCTACGGAGAGAAAATAGATAAATTTCATAAATACGGAATAGTTTTTGCTGTAGAAATGGATAAGGATATGATAAACAGGGCCCCACAATGTGAAGAGGTTATAGCTGTGACAAAGGGGTATATTGATGGGGCAATAATAGGTATGTGGATTAGCTATTATATTAGGGAGCTGGGATACGAAGCAAGAAATCATATGGATGGTAATTACATGGTAGTTGCGCCACTTGTCGCTCAGGATGCTGGTCTTGGGGAGATAGGAAGAAATGGATTACTAATTACAAAGGAATATGGACAAAGGGTGAGACTTGGTGTAGTTACTACGGACATGCCCCTTATACCAGATGAAAGAGAGGATTTCGGGATTAAGGAATTCTGTAAGGTATGTAATAAATGTTCTAAAACCTGTCCAGGTAAAGCCATACCCACTGGAGACATGGAAGAAATTGATGGGGAGCTTAGATGGCAAATAAATCAAGAAAATTGCTATGTCATGTGGAGACGTATAGGAACTGACTGCGGTGTGTGTCTATCTACATGTCCATTTAGTCAAGGAGTACCTAGGGAGCTGGTAGATAATATGAGGATTTCTAAGAAAAATATGGGTAAAATTCTAAGGGAATACGAAGAAAAATATGGCATAAGACCCTATATTAGAGAACCCCTGGATTTATTAAAATAA
- a CDS encoding TVP38/TMEM64 family protein: protein MKFIKNNKIKILIILAIICMYLFIPSVKININQAIFILSNVNVDMAREYILSFGMWAPIVSFLLMILQSIAAPLPAFIITFANAGLFGWIKGAILSWSSAMAGAAICFYIARFLGRNAVEKLTSRTALKSVDGFFEKYGKYAILIARLLPFISFDIVSYAAGLTSMSFWSFFIATGLGQLPATIIYSYIGGMLTGTTRTFVFGLLCLFSLSILIALIKKIWDDKKR from the coding sequence ATGAAATTTATAAAAAACAATAAAATAAAGATATTAATTATTTTAGCTATTATATGTATGTACTTGTTTATACCTTCAGTTAAAATAAATATAAATCAAGCTATATTTATTTTGAGTAATGTTAATGTGGACATGGCTAGAGAATATATATTGTCATTTGGGATGTGGGCGCCTATTGTATCTTTCTTACTCATGATTTTACAATCAATTGCTGCACCCCTTCCTGCATTCATTATTACCTTTGCTAATGCAGGATTATTTGGATGGATTAAAGGAGCTATTCTTTCTTGGTCTAGTGCCATGGCGGGAGCTGCAATTTGTTTTTATATAGCCAGATTTTTAGGAAGAAATGCAGTAGAAAAGCTTACATCTAGAACAGCATTAAAGAGTGTAGATGGATTTTTTGAAAAATATGGTAAATACGCGATTTTAATTGCAAGATTACTACCCTTCATATCATTCGATATTGTAAGCTATGCAGCAGGGCTTACATCTATGAGTTTTTGGTCATTCTTTATAGCTACAGGACTGGGACAACTTCCTGCTACAATTATTTATTCATATATAGGAGGTATGCTTACAGGAACTACAAGGACTTTTGTATTTGGATTATTATGCTTATTTTCATTAAGTATATTAATAGCACTAATTAAGAAAATTTGGGATGACAAAAAAAGATAA
- a CDS encoding rhodanese-like domain-containing protein, whose amino-acid sequence MKSKGKIFLLMSILIITFLAGCAKENSTVKKEDFDASIYVNNEFLITPNELKDLLGSEELVLLDCNKPDIYNKQHIPGAVSIGLHTFSDKTGKPGDPGWGTLVKKQELKSRLEALGIDNDKTVVFYSDVFKGPGADGRAIWQLKQAGMDNVKLLVGGLSYWKELGYETTNEVSKPIPTSGVVLKDYDESYSATKEYIYENLGKQVLIDVRTEGEFKGSQKVGEPRGGHIKGSEHMLWTDILNKDGTPKSPDEIKTIMADMGVGPKDDFTVY is encoded by the coding sequence TTGAAATCTAAAGGGAAAATTTTTTTGCTGATGAGTATTTTGATTATTACTTTTTTAGCTGGATGTGCTAAAGAAAACTCGACAGTAAAAAAAGAAGATTTTGATGCGTCGATTTATGTAAATAATGAATTTTTAATAACGCCTAATGAATTAAAGGATTTATTGGGAAGTGAAGAATTAGTACTTCTTGATTGCAATAAGCCTGATATTTACAATAAGCAACATATTCCTGGAGCTGTGAGCATAGGGCTTCATACATTCTCAGATAAAACAGGGAAACCAGGGGATCCAGGATGGGGAACCCTTGTAAAAAAACAGGAATTAAAGTCAAGACTTGAAGCATTAGGTATAGATAATGATAAAACGGTAGTATTTTATTCAGATGTATTCAAGGGACCGGGAGCTGATGGACGGGCTATTTGGCAGTTAAAGCAAGCTGGTATGGATAATGTGAAGCTATTAGTTGGAGGACTTTCCTATTGGAAAGAGCTAGGTTATGAAACAACTAACGAAGTATCAAAACCAATTCCGACTTCAGGTGTAGTTCTTAAAGACTATGATGAGAGCTATAGTGCAACAAAAGAGTATATATATGAAAATCTAGGAAAGCAAGTCTTAATAGATGTTAGAACAGAAGGGGAATTTAAGGGATCTCAAAAAGTAGGAGAGCCAAGGGGAGGACATATTAAAGGATCTGAGCATATGCTATGGACAGATATTTTAAATAAAGATGGTACTCCAAAATCTCCAGATGAAATTAAGACTATTATGGCTGATATGGGAGTAGGGCCTAAAGATGACTTTACAGTATACTGA
- a CDS encoding biotin transporter BioY yields the protein MKLSTRDMILVALFAALTAIGAYLVIPTQPVPFTLQILFCMYAGVFLGARLGFLSQVVYILMGLIGLPVFAGGTGGFFYILKPTFGYLIGFILCAAIIGKITENISEIKGVIGFFKIFTAGAIGLFVVYAVGVPYLYGIVNFYLGNAMSFEAAMKAGLYPFIIQDLIKVGIVAFTSIFVIPAIRRAGFIK from the coding sequence ATGAAATTAAGTACACGTGATATGATTCTAGTAGCTTTATTTGCAGCACTTACTGCCATAGGAGCCTATTTAGTTATTCCCACACAGCCAGTTCCGTTTACACTACAAATTTTATTCTGTATGTACGCAGGAGTATTTTTAGGAGCAAGATTAGGTTTTTTATCACAGGTAGTTTATATTTTAATGGGATTAATAGGACTTCCTGTATTTGCAGGGGGTACGGGAGGATTTTTCTATATACTAAAACCTACATTTGGTTACCTCATAGGATTTATTTTATGTGCTGCTATTATTGGAAAGATAACTGAAAATATTAGTGAGATTAAAGGGGTTATAGGGTTTTTTAAGATTTTTACCGCAGGAGCAATAGGACTTTTTGTCGTTTATGCAGTCGGAGTTCCATATTTATATGGAATAGTTAATTTTTACTTAGGCAATGCAATGTCATTTGAAGCTGCAATGAAGGCTGGTCTTTATCCATTTATAATACAGGATTTGATCAAGGTAGGTATAGTTGCATTTACATCCATATTTGTTATACCAGCTATTAGAAGAGCAGGATTTATTAAATAG
- the bioB gene encoding biotin synthase BioB: protein MRKLIMDITDRILKGGKIKTEEALKLININEDDMESLESLFQGANAIRKRFVGKKADLCTIMNTRSGKCSEDCKFCAQSSHYKTGVDEYELLDYDKILERAKEMEEAGVHRFSLVTSGRGMQNKDFEAIVEIYQKLSRDTNLKLCASHGIIDYDQAIRLKEAGVQMYHHNVEACKDYYSDICTTHTYEDRIDTIEAVMNSGLEICCGGILGMGETKEDRIKMAFEIKDLGVKSVPLNVLSPIKGTPLEDTELLAPNEILKTMALYRYIIPDCYIRYAGGRMALKEKQNIGFKAGVNGALTGNYLTTIGNNIKQDKEMIICEGFDL, encoded by the coding sequence ATGAGAAAACTAATAATGGATATCACAGATAGGATACTAAAGGGTGGAAAAATTAAAACTGAAGAAGCACTAAAACTAATAAATATAAATGAAGACGATATGGAATCCTTAGAGTCCTTATTTCAAGGGGCAAATGCAATAAGAAAAAGGTTTGTTGGCAAGAAGGCTGACCTATGCACCATAATGAATACAAGATCTGGAAAATGCTCCGAGGATTGCAAGTTTTGTGCGCAATCTTCCCATTATAAAACTGGCGTAGATGAGTATGAGCTTTTAGACTATGATAAAATTTTAGAAAGAGCAAAGGAAATGGAAGAAGCAGGGGTTCATAGATTTTCCCTGGTAACTAGTGGAAGGGGAATGCAAAATAAAGATTTTGAAGCAATCGTAGAAATATACCAGAAACTTAGTAGAGATACTAATCTAAAGCTATGCGCTTCCCATGGCATAATAGACTATGATCAGGCTATAAGATTAAAGGAAGCTGGAGTCCAAATGTATCATCATAATGTGGAAGCCTGTAAGGATTATTATAGTGATATATGCACCACCCATACCTATGAAGATAGAATAGACACTATAGAAGCTGTAATGAACTCTGGTCTTGAGATTTGTTGTGGTGGTATCTTAGGAATGGGCGAAACTAAAGAGGATAGGATAAAGATGGCATTTGAAATAAAGGATCTAGGGGTAAAATCCGTGCCTTTAAATGTACTTAGTCCTATTAAGGGAACACCATTAGAGGATACAGAGCTATTGGCACCTAATGAAATTTTGAAGACGATGGCACTATATAGATATATCATTCCAGACTGCTATATAAGATATGCTGGGGGAAGAATGGCTTTGAAGGAAAAGCAGAATATAGGATTTAAGGCAGGAGTAAACGGTGCATTAACAGGAAATTATTTGACAACCATAGGTAATAATATAAAACAGGATAAGGAAATGATTATATGTGAAGGATTTGATTTATAA
- a CDS encoding helix-turn-helix transcriptional regulator, whose translation MGKLQNEYRCSLQLAIDILGGKWKMRIIWYLLDGTKRFSDFARKIPNISQKTLTQQLRELENKDIISRKIYAEMPPRVEYTLTEYGYQLSDVLKGLSNWSHQYAIDKDIPVSTRKKNNIKIDDGEEQIIDQ comes from the coding sequence ATGGGAAAACTTCAAAATGAGTATAGATGTTCTCTTCAGCTTGCTATAGATATACTTGGTGGTAAATGGAAGATGAGAATTATTTGGTATCTTTTAGATGGAACCAAGAGGTTTTCTGATTTTGCACGGAAAATACCAAACATTTCCCAAAAAACCCTTACACAGCAGCTGCGGGAACTTGAAAACAAAGATATCATCTCAAGAAAGATATATGCTGAAATGCCACCTCGTGTTGAATATACTCTAACAGAATACGGCTATCAATTATCAGATGTTTTGAAAGGACTGAGTAATTGGTCTCATCAATACGCAATCGACAAAGATATTCCTGTAAGCACACGAAAGAAAAACAACATAAAGATAGATGATGGTGAGGAGCAAATAATAGATCAGTAA
- a CDS encoding fumarylacetoacetate hydrolase family protein — protein MYFITYIHDNTEEIGIVLKQQKRIFPMKEVFKYIDMNCPETMNDFIDIAADNLIKDIKGVLNDGKLKGIPEEDVKLSAPIPYPRRNIICLGKNYIDHAKETRGIPGGTDDIPKSPIYFSKIAAPAISDGDIILNHSEITDMVDYEVELAVIIGKDGINIKAQEAEEHIFGYTIVNDVSARDVQMKHGQWFKGKSLKTHCPMGPYIAHKTLIPFPIELDITCKVNNEIRQNSNTKNLIFDIPYIISDLSKGMGLRAGDIIITGTPAGVGLGFNPCKYLRPGDKVECYIEKIGTLTNMVEE, from the coding sequence ATGTATTTTATAACCTATATACATGATAATACAGAGGAAATAGGGATTGTTTTAAAACAGCAGAAAAGAATTTTTCCTATGAAAGAAGTATTTAAATACATAGATATGAATTGTCCTGAAACAATGAATGATTTCATTGACATTGCAGCTGATAATTTGATAAAAGATATAAAGGGAGTACTCAATGACGGAAAACTTAAAGGAATACCAGAAGAAGATGTAAAGCTTTCTGCTCCTATACCCTATCCAAGAAGAAATATTATTTGTCTCGGTAAAAACTATATAGATCATGCTAAGGAGACTAGGGGAATCCCGGGCGGTACCGATGACATACCAAAGTCCCCGATTTATTTTTCAAAAATTGCAGCTCCCGCAATAAGTGATGGAGATATTATCTTAAACCATAGTGAGATAACGGATATGGTTGATTATGAGGTTGAACTTGCTGTTATTATTGGAAAAGATGGTATTAATATAAAGGCCCAAGAAGCTGAGGAGCATATATTTGGATACACTATTGTAAATGATGTATCGGCTAGAGATGTTCAAATGAAGCATGGACAATGGTTTAAAGGGAAAAGCCTTAAAACCCATTGTCCAATGGGACCATATATTGCCCACAAAACTTTAATTCCATTCCCAATAGAACTTGATATTACCTGTAAAGTAAATAATGAGATTCGACAAAATTCTAATACAAAGAACTTAATATTTGACATACCATATATAATTAGTGATTTATCCAAGGGAATGGGGTTAAGGGCTGGAGATATAATCATTACTGGTACTCCAGCAGGAGTTGGTTTAGGATTTAACCCATGTAAGTATCTAAGACCTGGGGATAAGGTAGAGTGTTATATTGAAAAAATAGGAACCCTAACTAATATGGTTGAAGAATAA
- a CDS encoding nitroreductase family protein codes for MKVNKVIKDTRSVREYKDKKIDTGVINQLLDDLNRNRALKKDIKMDFGFMDNGKEAFEKLDGLVGYFGKFIKAPHYIYITSEVEDGYLENAGYLGEELILRATDLGLGSCWIEVSENISKVKDILDIQEDRDIIGLLAIGYPKKGSKVAGMYDVKGKSVSPLTQYGYPNIDIKYADAPVSERISIEDMAYIKDWGKKATIDDLENRGMAEVFYYMRLAPSWGNRQPWKFIIDGERIVLAVSKDEKITERTAKIEAGIAMLYFELMIHQVGIPGGWILEKPEKNYNIPRSYFVAGYYRI; via the coding sequence ATGAAGGTAAATAAAGTGATCAAGGATACAAGATCGGTAAGGGAATATAAGGACAAAAAAATAGATACAGGTGTTATAAATCAGCTGTTGGATGATTTGAATAGGAATAGAGCCTTAAAGAAAGATATAAAAATGGATTTTGGCTTCATGGACAATGGAAAGGAAGCCTTCGAAAAGCTAGATGGTCTTGTGGGATATTTTGGAAAGTTTATTAAGGCACCCCATTATATTTATATCACTTCAGAGGTTGAAGACGGATATCTAGAGAATGCAGGTTATCTAGGTGAGGAGCTTATTTTAAGGGCTACTGATCTGGGACTCGGCTCATGCTGGATAGAGGTTTCTGAAAATATAAGCAAGGTAAAGGATATTTTGGATATCCAAGAAGATAGGGATATCATAGGACTATTGGCGATTGGCTATCCTAAAAAGGGATCAAAGGTTGCAGGCATGTATGATGTCAAGGGAAAAAGTGTATCCCCATTAACCCAGTATGGATATCCAAATATAGATATTAAATATGCAGATGCCCCTGTAAGTGAGAGAATCTCCATCGAAGACATGGCATATATTAAGGATTGGGGTAAAAAAGCAACAATTGATGATTTAGAAAATAGGGGTATGGCTGAGGTGTTTTATTACATGAGATTAGCACCTTCATGGGGGAATAGACAACCTTGGAAGTTTATAATAGATGGAGAGAGGATTGTTTTGGCTGTTAGCAAGGATGAAAAAATTACGGAAAGAACAGCAAAAATTGAAGCAGGAATAGCAATGTTATATTTTGAACTTATGATTCATCAGGTAGGTATTCCCGGTGGATGGATATTAGAAAAACCCGAAAAGAATTACAATATACCAAGGAGCTATTTTGTAGCTGGATATTATAGAATTTAA
- a CDS encoding L,D-transpeptidase family protein has translation MKKTMFALIVIALLMSGCSEIQSTHADNTLPADNETKNLIDENKRLDNEGSNRGDIEEDVNASDLKEDEDLTEIAEEEHKTEEDTLVPQEEVEEEKQNESEETQEQPIGDIDTKDTENVDIPGDNANQGNKPEEKEPDEVNQQEPEQDPNILNTFDTELPTSINLDIKYHKYHTSYDYLLVLRSNINVREKPTTKSKVVKKAFIYEKLNLAQEVKGQYMKTSNSDKWYKVFWKNKDQIQYGYVFGTLGQPRKFQFDKMEGAINTLKNEVDNSSTAYISNYKDRNGRAPLYNGAIDDKYGVKRYQAAPAYLEPNTGSEFRYISDGTLVTILDKNEKYYKVRTLNFEGEYWVPKKYVTSWHSIKELTKAVVVDRKNQNEAVFEYKEGKWNLISYVFATTGAKAKHKEETSLGYYMAIQTRERFMYLDDETREVSGYAPYATRFNGGAYIHGVPVQFKIVEEEIEADTTGDADKNLDTEAKKKKKRIDPGLKEYLYTIGSTPRSHKCVRNYTSHAKFIYDWIDIGKTAVIVIE, from the coding sequence ATGAAAAAAACAATGTTTGCATTAATTGTTATAGCACTACTTATGTCTGGGTGTTCTGAGATCCAAAGTACCCATGCGGATAATACTTTGCCTGCCGATAATGAAACAAAAAATTTGATTGATGAAAATAAGAGATTAGATAATGAAGGAAGTAATAGGGGAGATATCGAAGAAGACGTGAATGCCTCGGATTTGAAGGAAGATGAGGACCTCACGGAAATTGCCGAGGAAGAACATAAGACGGAAGAAGATACATTAGTGCCACAGGAAGAGGTAGAAGAAGAAAAGCAAAATGAATCAGAAGAAACCCAAGAACAACCAATAGGAGATATAGATACTAAGGACACTGAGAATGTAGATATCCCCGGAGATAATGCAAATCAGGGGAACAAGCCAGAAGAAAAAGAACCCGATGAAGTAAATCAACAAGAGCCAGAGCAGGATCCTAATATTTTAAATACATTTGATACAGAATTGCCCACAAGCATAAATTTAGATATAAAGTATCACAAATATCATACAAGCTATGATTATCTCCTTGTATTGAGATCCAATATAAATGTTAGAGAAAAGCCAACTACGAAATCTAAGGTAGTAAAAAAGGCCTTTATATATGAGAAGCTAAATTTAGCCCAGGAAGTAAAGGGGCAATATATGAAGACAAGTAATAGTGACAAATGGTATAAGGTTTTTTGGAAAAATAAAGATCAAATTCAATATGGATATGTATTTGGGACACTAGGTCAGCCAAGAAAATTCCAATTTGATAAAATGGAAGGGGCTATAAACACCTTGAAAAATGAGGTCGATAATAGTAGTACAGCATATATATCTAACTATAAAGATAGAAATGGCAGAGCCCCACTATATAATGGTGCCATAGATGATAAATATGGTGTAAAAAGATACCAAGCCGCTCCTGCTTATCTTGAGCCAAATACTGGTTCTGAATTTAGGTACATTTCCGATGGAACCTTAGTTACCATATTAGATAAAAACGAAAAATATTACAAGGTTAGAACCCTTAATTTTGAAGGTGAGTACTGGGTTCCTAAAAAATATGTAACCTCTTGGCATTCAATCAAAGAGCTGACAAAGGCCGTTGTAGTAGATAGAAAAAATCAGAATGAAGCTGTATTTGAATATAAAGAGGGCAAATGGAATCTCATATCCTATGTTTTTGCAACTACTGGCGCAAAGGCTAAGCATAAAGAAGAGACATCCCTAGGTTATTATATGGCTATTCAAACAAGGGAAAGATTTATGTACCTTGATGATGAAACTAGAGAAGTATCGGGATACGCTCCCTATGCTACAAGATTTAATGGGGGAGCTTATATTCATGGAGTACCAGTACAATTTAAGATAGTAGAGGAAGAGATTGAGGCAGATACAACGGGTGATGCAGATAAAAATTTGGACACAGAAGCTAAGAAGAAAAAAAAGAGAATAGATCCGGGTTTAAAGGAGTACCTTTATACCATAGGCTCTACCCCACGTTCCCATAAATGTGTAAGAAATTATACCAGCCATGCTAAGTTTATATATGATTGGATAGATATAGGTAAAACAGCTGTTATAGTTATAGAATAA